The DNA region TTGAAGATGCTGGATTCCCCTGATCTGATTTTAATCAAAGACCCGCTGCTTCCGGAATTCGATGGAGAGCGGTCCGGATACTTAGGTTTTAAGGATTTCATCCGATACATTAGTAAAATGTGCGGTTCTGAAGCTACCAGTCCCTTCGAGCTTTACGAATGGATCGGTAATGAAGAAAAAATCGAACTGTTCCAAGCGGGAGAATACATGGTGATTGACAATGCTGAGCTGATGGGAAAGAAACAGTTCGAATTCTTGGCGAAGTGGGCAGGATTCTATGGGAATCTGGCGCTGGCTTCAGACAGTTCGGCTGCGGGTGCGATCAGTTCGTGGCTTACCGAATCAGGCTTTTCGTATTCCAAGGTCGAGCTTCCGGTATCCAACACCCTGGCTCCAAATGTGGCTCTGCTGTATAAGAGGTTTACTGGATCAGAGCTCGGACAAACCAGGGGTAGGAGCATCAAAATAGAAATTATCAGGCTGAACGAGCCTGAAATAAATTCAAAAAACATCGGGGAACTGGGGCGGGATGGCGCTGTAGTCTGCAGCTATCACGGGAATTTCGGCGATACCCAGGGAAGCGGCAGAATTTACCACGCTGAAGAGCTTAGAGGCTATTACTTCGAAGTGGTCGCCGTATTATGCGAGCAACGGGATTTCAGCAGGGAATTCATGGCAACTCAAGAATTCTGGCTGCCGTATATCTCTGCCCGCAAACGGATCAGGGTCTTCTGCTTCAATCATTCTGACGAAGCCCAATCCTGCCTAAAAGAGATGGAGGAGTGTCTTGAGCGAAAGTACGCTTGATCCCCGAGAACTATTTGTCCGGTATAAGGAAAAGAACGACCCAAAGGTCAAGGAAGAAATCATCAAACGCTATGCGCCGCTGGTGAAGTTCGTGGCCATGAGGATGGCTATGAATCTGCCCCCCAGCGTGGACGTCAACGACCTGATCAGCTACGGCATTTTCGGGCTGCTGGACGCCATCGACAAGTTTTCGCTTGAATTCAACGTGAAATTTGAGACATACGCAAAAAAGAGGATCAGAGGTTCAATTCTGGATGCCATCCGCAAGCTGGACTGGGCTCCGCGCCTGGTAAGAAGCAGGGCCAGGCTCCTCGATAGAACCGTCAATGAACTGGAGCGAAAGCTGGGGCGTACTCCCAAGGATGAAGAAGTGGCAAAGGAAATGGGTGTGGCTGTCGAGGAAATCCAGGAATTTCTAAATGAATCCAGGAAGAGCCTGATACTTTCTCTCGAAGAATTCGCCTATGAATCAGACGGCGATGCCCAGGGGTCCAGCGACAGACTGAAGTTTTTTGTGGACACCAGGAATGCGGGTCCTGAAGAAGAGGCTTACCGCAGGGAAGTCAAGAGCCTGATCCTGGCCGAGCTAGAAAAATTGACTCCCCAGGAAAAGCTGGTGGTATCACTGTATTATTTCAAGGAACTGACTTTGAAAGAAATTGCCAAGATCATGAATCTGTCGGAAGGCCGCATTTCACAGATGCACACTCAGGCGATCCTGAAGCTCAGAGCCAGACTGGCTGAAAACAGGAAGGATTTAATGGATAACTAGATGAACTCCGGCCTGAAATTACATGGATGATTTTGTGTTCGAAGTGAACAATCTGATCGTGAGGTTGCGAGACCTTAACGACAGATTAAAGACCGACAATCCCGGGGAAGAACTTCTGTTCAACTGTCCTGCGGACTCCCTGCGGCTCTGGAAATCGCTTGAGAAGGGTGTATGCGAGTATCTGTCTGAAAACGGTAAAGAGGTATCTGCCGGGGAAATTATTTATGTTCTGTCTGCATTTTTGAACTGGCACCTGGAAAAAGTCCTGAAAGAATATTATAATAAACTAGAATAAACTGCTGAGGAATAGGCATGCCTTTTGGGAAATATCATCCGCTTTTTCTGGAAGAACTTTTCATCGTCCATTTATATGGATCAGACGATGAAGTCGCTCTTTTTTACAGGCTGATGGACGACCGAGACAATCCCAACAATATCGTGGTGATGGCCACTCTGCTTGAAGACATCAAACGCAAGAATCTTACAAAGATGAACTGGTTCTGTTGCACCCGCTGCCAGAATTTTGAAATGTGCCGCATCAACTGGTACCGCGGAGAGCGCAATCTGGAACGGAACTGCTGCACTTACTGCCAGATTTACGAGGAATGCTACAAGAAATTCCTGCCGATCAGGAAAGACCATGAGCTCCCGGCAGGACCTGCAGGCAATTCAAGTGAAAAGTAACCTCTTCATCCCCGAAAAATTCGACTATGTCCGTAGAAACAAGCGCCCTGCCGTCCGCTGCATTCTCTGTGCTTATGAAAACAAGGACAGCATTGTGGAGCTTCTGGATGTCCACGAGGGGAAGAGCCTTCAGGTAGCGTGCAATCTGTATCCTTACAATCCAGGCCATATCATGATTTTTCCCAAGCGGCACCTGACCGATGTCCGCGAACTTTCAGCCTCGGAATGGGATGAACTGATCATGCTCCAGAAAAAAAGCATGGACATTTTGGATCGGATTTACAGTCCCAAAGGTTTTAACCTCGGTTTCAATGTCGGCGAGGCCTCAGGCGCCAGCATCGAGCATCTGCATCTTCATATTGTGCCCAGATACAAAAATGAACTTGGTTTTATCGACATCCTGGCAGGAGCCAAGATCTATGTGGAAGGTCCGCAGGTGACCAGAGACAGGCTCAGGGAAGAGTTCAGGAAGCTCAAATTATAATCATTCCACCTTGGGTGCTCTGTAATTCGGGGCTTCCTTGGTAATCACTACTCCATGAGGATGCGATTCAGTCAGTGAAGCCTGAGTGATCTGGATTAATTCCGCTTTTTTCCGGAACTGGTCGAGATCGGCCGAACCGCAGTAGCCCATCGTGCTCCTGAGACCGCCGGTAAACTGGCCGAGGATTTCAGTGACTGACCCTACATACGGGATCATGCCTTCGATTCCTTCAGGCACCAGCTTCTGAACAGGAGTGTCACCCTGGAAATAGCGTTCGCGGCTGCCTGCGCCTGACTGCATGGCACCAAGCGAGCCCATTCCACGGTAGAGCACGAACTTGCGTCCGTTGTAGATTATTTTTTCACCAGGGCTTTCGTCTGTCCCGGCTAAAGCTTTCCCCATCATCACTGAATCTGCTCCGCAGGCTAAAGCTTTGGGGACATCGCCTGAATATTTGATGCCTCCGTCAGCGATGACAGGGACTTTTGATTTGCGGGCGATGCAGGCTGCCTCGTAAATCGCAGTCAGTTGTGGAACTCCTACTCCAGTGACGATCCTGGTGGTGCAGATCGACCCGGGTCCGACTCCCACCTTGAGTGCGTCGGCACCCGCCCTGATCAGATCGGCAGCGGCTTCGCCTGTAGCGATATTTCCGGCAATCACTTCGATCCGGGGATACTTTTTTTTCAGGTCCCTCACAAAATCGACTACCCTGTGGCTGTGCCCGTGCGCGGTATCCACTGCCACGCAGTCACAACCTGTCTCGTGAAGGGCAAGCACCCTTTCCCAGTCGTAGGGTGAAACCGCAGCGCCCACGCGCAGGCGGTGGAATTTGTCTCTCAGCACCATCGGCGTTTTATTCTCGATGATATTTTTGACGTCTGTAAAACTGTATAATCCGCAGAGTTTTCCACCCTTATCGCAGAGTGGAAGTTTTCCGATCTTTTCCCGCTTGAAAATTTCATAGGCTGTCCTGATGTCTGTCTTGGGAGGTGCGGTGATCAGCCTGGGCGACATCACATCCCGGATTTTCAAATTCTTTTTCTCAGACAGAAATTTCAGGTCGTGCCCTGTGATGATCCCTTTGAGGTTTCCGTTCCTGTCAATGATCGGGAAGCCTGAAAAGCCGTAATTATTTTCCCTGATCGCAGAGAGGACTTCTTCCAGGCTCTGGTCATCAAAGAATGTCACCGGATTTTCAATCAGGCCGTTCAGATACTGTTTGACTTTTAGAACCTGGGCTGTCTGGGACTTGATATCCAGATTCTTGTGGATGATGCCGATGCCTCCGTGCAGAGCAAGAGCGATCGCCATCCTGCTCTCTGTGACAGTGTCCATGGCCGCAGAGATGAAAGGGATGTTGAGCGAAATGTTGCGGGTAAGCCGGGTGGTCAGGTCTGCCTCTATCGGCAGGACTTGGGATTTCTGCGGCACCAGCAGCACATCATCAAAAGTCAGCCCGTAATTCGTGAGTTTTTTGAAAAACCCGCTGATTTTACTTTCCATCGATTTTCTTAAGCTCCTCTTCGATTTTTTCCACCGGATGATTACCGAGCAGCACCTGTTTTCCACTGCGGTCGATCAACAGCACTGCAGGGATCGCATTTACATTGAACTGCCTGAAAACTGCGCCGTCAGGATCGTTTACGCATTCTACTGTGATGCCTCTGGCGGCGAAAGCATCAGAAATTTTCTGAGCCGATTCCGCATTTGAGACTGCGATAAAACGGGTGTGAGGAAATTGTGATTGAATTTTGGATAATTGCGGCAGTTCCTCCATGCAGGATGGACACCAGGTGGCGAAAAACAGGAAGGCCAGGTTTTTCTGCCCGATGCTCCTGTACAAATTGAACTGATTGCCGGAATTGTCATAAAAGGGAAGAGTGAAATCTGCCATTTCAGGTTTGATGCTCTCTGGAAGGGCCGGTCCGGGCTCTGCAGTTGTGGCCGTCTGTGCCTGAACCTCGGCTGATTCAACAGACGAGATCTGAACTTTCACTGGAATTGGTGACTGAGTTACGCTGAAAAAGTTCTTTCCTCCTGACCTGACGAGATAATATTCACCCATCAGAAGCAGGAGTATCCCGAAGAATGCCTTGACTGCCAGCATCCATCTGCCGGCTCTGGGAATGGATGAGAGGAAACCGGCGAATGTGCCTGCCAGCATCAAAAGCAGGCTCAGTCCGATGGAGAAGGAAAAGAGCAGCAGCGTGCCATAGATGATGTTCTGATTCCGCGCCACATAAGTGAGGAGCACAGCCAGGACCGGGGCTGTGCAGGCTGATGCGGTCAGAGCGGAGAGGGCACCTGTTCCAAAGGCCAGCAGAAAGGCATTGCGGCTTTTAATGTTGCCCTTGACCAGGTTGAAGTTGATTTCAAAAAGGCCGAAAAATGACAGCGCGAAGATGATACAGACATTGGCCATCAGAAAGTCTCCCCAGGCTGAACTGGCCCAGGTGCCGAACATGGTTCCTGAGACTGCGGCGAAAGCGCCGAGCCCGGCATAGATAAAAGCAATCCCCAGCGTATAGACAAGTGAATAAAGGAAGGCCAGCCTGCGGTTGCCTCTACTCAGGCCGCCGATGAAAGCGATCGTCACTGGTATCAGAGGATAGATGCAGGGAGTCAGGCTCGTCAGCAGGCCGCCTGCAAAGGCGATCAGAAATGCCAGGGGAGAGGAGCTGGAAAGACTTTGCTGCAGTGAGTCCGAGAGATTCATTGTCACCTCAATCGTCCGATAGTTTCAAAACTCTGGTAAAGGCCTCGTTCGGAATCGAAACGCTGCCCATGGCTTTCATTTTTTTCTTGCCTTCCTTCTGCTTCTCCAGCAGTTTTCTTTTTCTGGTGATGTCGCCTCCGTAACATTTGGCCAGCACATTCTTGCGCATGGCTCTGATTGTCTCGCGGGCGATGATTTTCCCGCCGATGGCGGCCTGCAGCGGGATCGTGAACATGTGAGACGGAATCACTTCCTTGAGCCGCTCCACCAGGATCCTGCCCCGGTCGTAAGCCCGCTCCCTGGTGCAGATCTGGGAAAAGGCGTCCACCTGGTCGCCGTTGACCAGGATGTCCACGCGCACCAGTTCGGCGCTCTGATAGCCTGAAAGTTCGTATTCCATCGAAGCGTAGCCGCTGCTCCGGGATTTGAGCTTGTCGTAGAAATCAATGATCAGCTCTGAAAGCGGGACCACAGCGCTGAGCTCCACCCTTTCGCGTCCGCCGATGTAATGCATGTTCTTGAAAGTTCCTCTCTTCTGCTTGAGCAGTTCCATCATGCCGCCCACGAATTTCTCAGGCGTATAGATTTTCAAGTCTGCGACCGGTTCCTCCATCTGTTTGATTGACGAGGGATCCGGAAGTTTCAGCGGATTGTCGATTTCCAGGACTTTATCGTCCATCCCTGTAATGCGGTAGATCACGCTGGGGATGGTGCTGATCAGGTCCAGCCCGTATTCCCTTTTCAGACGCTCCACCACGATTTCAAGGTGCAGGAGTCCCAGAAAACCACAGCGGAAGCCGGCTCCCAGGGCTGCGGAAGTTTCAGGTTCAAAAACAAAAGCCGCGTCATTGAGCTGATATTTCTCGATGTTTTCGCGTAAAGCCTGATATTCTTCATTTTCCGAGGGATACAGACCGCAGAACACCATGGGCTTCAGCACTCTGTAACCCGGGATTTTTTCGCCAGCCGGCTTCAGCGCACTGGTGATTGTGTCGCCGACCATGGCTTCCGCCACAGTCCTGATATTTGCCATCACATAACCCACATCGCCGGATGTCAGGATCTGGGTAGGCTTATAAGTAGGATTGAAAATTCCGATTTCACTGACTTCGAAAACATTCCCGCCCTGCATGAAAAGGATCTTTTCTCCGGTTCTGATCGAACCCTGCTGGACCCTGATATAGGTGATGACTCCTCTGTAGTTATCATACTGGGCGTCAAAAACCAGGGCTTTCAAAGGTTGTTCCCGATCTCCGCACGGAGCCGGTATCCGTTTGATCAATTCTTCCAGTACAGCATCCACGTTCTGGCCGGTCTTCGCAGAAATCAGAACTGCTCCTTCCCCGTCCAGACCGATGATTTCTTCCAGTTCCCGCTTGCAGCGCTCTATATCTGCAGAGGGCAGGTCGATCTTGTTGATCACAGGTATTATTTCGAGATTGTGTTCGATCGCCAGATAGGCGTTGGCGAGAGTCTGCGCTTCCACGCCCTGGGAGGCGTCCACCACGAGCAGCGCTCCTTCGCAGGATGCGATGGCCCGGGAAACTTCATAGGTGAAGTCCACATGCCCTGGCGTGTCAATCATGTTCAGCTTATAGGTTTCACCGGATTTTGCCTTGTAAAACATCGTGACTGCGCTGGCCTTGATTGTGATGCCTTTTTCACGTTCCAGATCCATGCTGTCAAGATACTGGGCGCGCTGTTCGCGTTCAGGTACAGTGTTGGTGATCTCCAGCAGCCTGTCCGCAAGCGTGGACTTGCCGTGGTCGATATGGGCGATTATGCAGAAATTTCTAGTCTTTTCCATCTGTTCCTCTTTTCCGGGGAGAACTGGCATCATTATAATGAA from Candidatus Wallbacteria bacterium includes:
- the lepA gene encoding translation elongation factor 4, with amino-acid sequence MEKTRNFCIIAHIDHGKSTLADRLLEITNTVPEREQRAQYLDSMDLEREKGITIKASAVTMFYKAKSGETYKLNMIDTPGHVDFTYEVSRAIASCEGALLVVDASQGVEAQTLANAYLAIEHNLEIIPVINKIDLPSADIERCKRELEEIIGLDGEGAVLISAKTGQNVDAVLEELIKRIPAPCGDREQPLKALVFDAQYDNYRGVITYIRVQQGSIRTGEKILFMQGGNVFEVSEIGIFNPTYKPTQILTSGDVGYVMANIRTVAEAMVGDTITSALKPAGEKIPGYRVLKPMVFCGLYPSENEEYQALRENIEKYQLNDAAFVFEPETSAALGAGFRCGFLGLLHLEIVVERLKREYGLDLISTIPSVIYRITGMDDKVLEIDNPLKLPDPSSIKQMEEPVADLKIYTPEKFVGGMMELLKQKRGTFKNMHYIGGRERVELSAVVPLSELIIDFYDKLKSRSSGYASMEYELSGYQSAELVRVDILVNGDQVDAFSQICTRERAYDRGRILVERLKEVIPSHMFTIPLQAAIGGKIIARETIRAMRKNVLAKCYGGDITRKRKLLEKQKEGKKKMKAMGSVSIPNEAFTRVLKLSDD
- a CDS encoding HIT domain-containing protein, with amino-acid sequence MKSNLFIPEKFDYVRRNKRPAVRCILCAYENKDSIVELLDVHEGKSLQVACNLYPYNPGHIMIFPKRHLTDVRELSASEWDELIMLQKKSMDILDRIYSPKGFNLGFNVGEASGASIEHLHLHIVPRYKNELGFIDILAGAKIYVEGPQVTRDRLREEFRKLKL
- the guaB gene encoding IMP dehydrogenase, which produces MESKISGFFKKLTNYGLTFDDVLLVPQKSQVLPIEADLTTRLTRNISLNIPFISAAMDTVTESRMAIALALHGGIGIIHKNLDIKSQTAQVLKVKQYLNGLIENPVTFFDDQSLEEVLSAIRENNYGFSGFPIIDRNGNLKGIITGHDLKFLSEKKNLKIRDVMSPRLITAPPKTDIRTAYEIFKREKIGKLPLCDKGGKLCGLYSFTDVKNIIENKTPMVLRDKFHRLRVGAAVSPYDWERVLALHETGCDCVAVDTAHGHSHRVVDFVRDLKKKYPRIEVIAGNIATGEAAADLIRAGADALKVGVGPGSICTTRIVTGVGVPQLTAIYEAACIARKSKVPVIADGGIKYSGDVPKALACGADSVMMGKALAGTDESPGEKIIYNGRKFVLYRGMGSLGAMQSGAGSRERYFQGDTPVQKLVPEGIEGMIPYVGSVTEILGQFTGGLRSTMGYCGSADLDQFRKKAELIQITQASLTESHPHGVVITKEAPNYRAPKVE
- a CDS encoding cytochrome c biogenesis protein CcdA — translated: MNLSDSLQQSLSSSSPLAFLIAFAGGLLTSLTPCIYPLIPVTIAFIGGLSRGNRRLAFLYSLVYTLGIAFIYAGLGAFAAVSGTMFGTWASSAWGDFLMANVCIIFALSFFGLFEINFNLVKGNIKSRNAFLLAFGTGALSALTASACTAPVLAVLLTYVARNQNIIYGTLLLFSFSIGLSLLLMLAGTFAGFLSSIPRAGRWMLAVKAFFGILLLLMGEYYLVRSGGKNFFSVTQSPIPVKVQISSVESAEVQAQTATTAEPGPALPESIKPEMADFTLPFYDNSGNQFNLYRSIGQKNLAFLFFATWCPSCMEELPQLSKIQSQFPHTRFIAVSNAESAQKISDAFAARGITVECVNDPDGAVFRQFNVNAIPAVLLIDRSGKQVLLGNHPVEKIEEELKKIDGK
- a CDS encoding FliA/WhiG family RNA polymerase sigma factor, whose protein sequence is MSESTLDPRELFVRYKEKNDPKVKEEIIKRYAPLVKFVAMRMAMNLPPSVDVNDLISYGIFGLLDAIDKFSLEFNVKFETYAKKRIRGSILDAIRKLDWAPRLVRSRARLLDRTVNELERKLGRTPKDEEVAKEMGVAVEEIQEFLNESRKSLILSLEEFAYESDGDAQGSSDRLKFFVDTRNAGPEEEAYRREVKSLILAELEKLTPQEKLVVSLYYFKELTLKEIAKIMNLSEGRISQMHTQAILKLRARLAENRKDLMDN